One part of the Vicia villosa cultivar HV-30 ecotype Madison, WI linkage group LG6, Vvil1.0, whole genome shotgun sequence genome encodes these proteins:
- the LOC131612496 gene encoding SKP1-like protein 1A, with the protein MSSTKMITLKSHDGEIFEVEEAVALESQTIKHMIEDGCAENAIPLPNVTGSILAKIIEYCKKHVDAEASSDDLKEWDAEFVKVDSATLFNIILAANYLNIPSLLELTFQAVAELMKGMTPEEVRTMFNIKNDFTPEEEAEVRRENQWAFE; encoded by the coding sequence ATGTCTTCAACCAAGATGATCACTCTCAAGAGCCACGACGGAGAAATCTTCGAAGTAGAAGAGGCTGTGGCTCTTGAATCGCAGACGATCAAGCACATGATCGAAGACGGCTGTGCCGAGAACGCAATCCCTCTTCCGAACGTGACAGGCAGCATTTTGGCAAAAATTATTGAATACTGTAAGAAGCATGTGGATGCAGAAGCGAGTTCCGATGATCTTAAGGAATGGGACGCGGAGTTCGTGAAGGTTGACTCGGCTACGCTATTCAATATCATATTAGCTGCAAACTATTTGAATATACCGAGTTTGCTGGAGCTTACATTCCAGGCAGTGGCGGAGTTGATGAAGGGGATGACACCAGAGGAAGTTCGAACGATGTTTAATATTAAGAATGACTTTACTCCAGAGGAAGAGGCGGAAGTTCGTCGGGAAAATCAATGGGCTTTTGAATGA
- the LOC131612498 gene encoding uncharacterized protein LOC131612498: MGNKNSSNTKVHVKTTKVSSIAQQVPKQDMMSFPTEKVHRIKGTTTLRDDEYIGKQKIETPLDSDETFNSFIRRAKYKIRTVTMSKSNIDRDQSYKTSPAAPDQEENDQREQFDDFIQIAKKKMRATSSIRNNSFFKKP; encoded by the coding sequence ATGGGTAACAAAAACTCATCAAACACAAAAGTACATGTCAAGACAACAAAGGTTTCTTCAATTGCACAACAAGTTCCAAAACAAGACATGATGAGTTTTCCAACAGAAAAAGTCCATAGAATCAAAGGTACAACAACACTAAGAGATGATGAATAtattgggaaacaaaagatagagacACCACTTGATAGTGACGAAACATTCAACAGTTTCATTCGACGTGCTAAGTATAAAATCAGAACTGTCACAATGTCCAAGTCCAACATTGATAGGGACCAGAGTTACAAAACTTCGCCAGCCGCGCCAGATCAGGAGGAAAATGATCAAAGGGAGCAGTTTGATGATTTTATTCAGATTGCTAAGAAGAAAATGAGAGCTACATCAAGTATTCGAAATAATAGTTTCTTCAAGAAGCCATGA